A segment of the Pseudomonas serboccidentalis genome:
ATGATGGTCGATTGCAAGGTCGAGATCGACTGCATCGCGTACAAGAAGAAGGCCTGAGTGGCGGTGGCTCTTGTAGGCGCTGCCGAAGGCTGCGATCTTTTGGCTTTTTTGGATACGCCAGACAGGCAGGATCAAAAGATCGCAGCCTGCGGCAGCTCCTACAGGGGAACCATGAGTGGGTACTGACATGAGTGAAGACACCATCAAGCGCCGGGCCCGGGGTCTGGACCGGGCGTTCGATATCCTCGATTTCCTCAAGGAAATCGGCCAGCCGCTGCGTCCAAACGACATCGCCAATGGCATCGGCAGTCCGAAATCCACGGTCTACGAGCTGGTCGCGTCGCTGCTGGAGCGGCGCATTCTGGAGCCGGTGGGCAAGGACGGTCACGTCTATCTCGGTCGCCAGTTGTACTTCCTCGGGCAGGCGCACCTGCGTCATTTCGATCTCAGCCGCGAGGCCGATCACGCCTTGCAGGAGATCGTCAGCCAGACCCGGGAAACCGCGCAGATGTGCCTGCTCAACGGGCGCAAATACACGGTGGCGTTGATGAAGGAGGGCGAGCGGCATTTCCGCATTTCTTCCGACATCGGCGAAAACGCGCCGATCCCGTGGACCGCGTCCGGACGCCTGCTGTTGGCGCACCTGAGTGATCAGCAGATCATCGACCTGATCGACGAAGACGATTACATCCTGCCCGATGGTGAACGCCTGCCGCTGGAACGCTTTCTGGCGGAGATCCGTCAGGCCGGCATCGACGGCTTCTTCTCTTTCGACAGCGTTGCCGACACCTTCACCCATTGCTTCGCCGCACCGGTCAAAGACCCGAGCGGCGTGGCCATCTGCACCTTGTGCATCGTCGCCCCACGGGCCGATGCGAAGAACAATTACGACGACTATCGCCGGGTGCTGATCGAGAGCGCCAACAGCCTCGCCCGGCGTATCAACGAATAACCGCGGCTGCCTGCCGGCCGCGACAGTGAGGAGTTCGACCATGACGACTGCCATCAATTCTGCTGTGGAAAAGGGCGACGCCACCATCGGCGCGCATCTGGTGCGTGATGTCAGCCTGCCGGCGCTGGTGCTGCACCGCGAGGCGCTGGAGCACAACATCCGCTGGATGCAGACATTCGTCAGCGACAGCGGCGCAGAGCTTGCACCCCACGGCAAGACCAGCATGACCCCGGCCCTGTTCAAGCGTCAGCTCGACGCCGGGGCCTGGGGCATCACCCTCGCCAGCGCCACGCAGACCCGCGCCGCGTACGCCCACGGCGTGCGTCGCGTGCTGATGGCCAACCAACTGGTCGGCACGCCGAACATGGCGCTGATTGCCGATCTGCTGGCGGACCCTGCGTTCGATTTCTACTGCATGGTCGATCATCCGGACAACGTCGCCGATCTCGGCGCCTACTTCGCCTCGCGCGGGGTCAAGTTGAACGTGATGATCGAATACGGCGTGGTCGGTGGCCGTTGTGGTTGCCGCAGCGAGAGGGAAGTCATCGAACTGGCCCGGGCGATCAACGCGCAACCGGCGCTGGCCCTGACCGGCATCGAAGGTTACGAAGGGGTGATCCATGGCGATCACGCCGTCAGCGGTATTCGCGAATTTGCCGCGTCGCTGGTGCGGCTGGCGGTGCAGTTGCAGGACAGCGACGCATTTGCGATTGCCAAGCCGATCATCACCGCCTCGGGCTCGGCGTGGTACGACCTGATCGCCGAGTCGTTCGAAGCGCAAAACGCGGGCGGACGCTTCCTCAGCGTGCTGCGCCCGGGCAGTTATGTGGCCCACGACCATGGTATCTACAAGGAGGCGCAATGCTGCGTGCTTGATCGTCGCAGCGATTTGCACGAAGGCCTGCGCCCGGCGCTGGAAGTCTGGGCACATGTGCAATCGCTGCCGGAGCCGGGCTTTGCGGTGATCGCCCTCGGCAAGCGCGACGTGGCATACGATGCCGGCCTGCCAGTGCCGTTGCTGCGCTACAAGGCCGGCGTGTTGCCGGCGGTGGGCGACGATGTGGGGGCGTGCAAAGTGACGGCGGTGATGGACCAGCATGCGTTCATGACCGTGGCGCCGGGTGTTGAACTGCGGGTGGGTGACATCATTTCCTTCGGCACCTCGCACCCGTGCCTGACCTTCGACAAGTGGCGGGTGGGGTTGCTGGTGGATGAGCAGTTGGCGGTAGTCGAGAGTATGGAGACTTGTTTCTAAGGTCCGACACCGAGGCGTGGCCAATCGCGAGCAGGCTCACTCCTACAGTTGAAACGCGTTCCCCTGTAGGAGTGAGCCTGCTCGCGATGAGGGCCGCTCAAACACCACTGAATCAGCAGAGACACCCTAATGACCACCCTCAGCCCCCTGGGCCCGAACACCCCGCGCATCGCCCTGATCGGCGAGTGCATGATCGAACTCCAGCACCGTGCCGACGGCAGCCTGCAGCAAAGCTTCGGCGGTGACACCCTGAACACGGCGGTGTACCTGTCCCGCGCCCTCGGCGATAAAGCGCAAGTCGACTACGTCACCGCGCTGGGCGATGACAGTTTCAGTGACGCGATGTGCCAGAGCTGGGCCGAAGAAGGCATTGGGCTGGAATGGGTGCAGCGTCTGCCCGGTCGCCTGCCGGGCCTGTATTGCATTCAGACCGATGCCAATGGCGAGCGCCGTTTTCTCTACTGGCGCAATGAAGCGGCGGTGCGCGATTGCTTCACCACCCCGGCGGCCGAGCCGATTCTGGCGGCGCTGGCGGATTACGACGTGTTGTATTTCAGCGGCATCACCCTTGCGGTGCTGGGTGCCAAGGGCCGCGAGCGGTTGATCCAGACTTTGATCGAAGCCCGCCAGCGCGATGCGCGGATCGTCTTCGACAACAACTATCGACCGCGTTTGTGGGCGTCACAGGAAGAGGCGCGGGCGGCGTATCGCAGCGTGTTGCCGCATGTCGATCTGGCGTTGCTGACGGTGGATGACGAGCAGGCGCTGTTCCATTTTGCCGACTGCGACGCAGTGTTCGAGGCTTACGCGCAGATCGGTACGCCGGAAGTGGTGCTCAAGCGTGGCGCCGAGGCGTGCCTGATTCGTTGTGATGGCGAGGCGTTCGAAGTGCCGGCGCAGAAGGTCGAGAAGGTCGTGGACACCACGGCGGCGGGGGATTCGTTCAGTGCGGCGTATCTGGCGCGGCGGTTGCTGGGGGGCAGTCCGGCTGAGGCGGCGGAGGCGGGGCATTGGCTGGCGAGCAAGGTGATTCAAGTGCCGGGGGCGTTGATTCCGAAAGAATGAGTGTCCTTGTGGCGAGGGGGCTTGCTCCCGCTCGACTGCGCAGCAGGCGCAAGCCTTATTGGGGCGGCTTCGCCACCCAGCGGGAGCAAGCTCCCTCGCCACAAACGCCCGAAAGCAAAGCCTTCAGTCGCGAAAAAACACCTGCACCAGGTGATACCCGAACTTGCTCTTGATCGGCCCATGTACGGTGCGCAAGGGCTTCTTGAAGATCACCGCATCGATCGCGCCGACCATCTGCCCCGGCCGCACTTCACCCAGATCGCCGCCGCGCTTGCCGGACGGGCAGGTCGAGTATTTCTTCGCCAGCACATCGAACGCTTCGCCCTTGGCAATGCGTTGTTTGAGCTGTTCGGCCTCTTCGGCGGTTTTCACCAGAATGTGGCGGGCTTGGGCTTTCATCGTGCGATACCTGTAACGGGGTGACGGCGGGGCGCGGGATTATGCCTCAAGTGACGGCGTTTGGTTGATCATCGTGCGGATCTTGTTCGCCAGCACATCAATCGAAAACGGTTTGGCGACCATGTCCATGCCGTCCTCGAGAAACCCCTGGCGCTCTGCGGCCTTCTGCGCATAACCGGTCATGAACAACACTTTCAGGCCTGGCCGATGCTGACGGGCGATTTCCGCCAGCTGCCGGCCGTTCATGCCCGGCAAGCCGACGTCGGTCACCAGCAGGTCCACGCGCAGCTCCGATTCCAGCAGCGGCAGGGCGGCGCTGGCATCGGCGGCTTCGTGGGCGAGGTAACCCAGCTCCTTGAGCAGATCGAGCACCAGCATGCGTACCGCCGGGTCATCTTCAACCACCACCACGGTTTCGCCAGAAGTGGCAGTCGGCGCCGCGCTGAGGGTTTCCACGACTGGCCGCTCGGGTTCCAGCAGGTTCAGGCGCGGCAGGTACAGGCGCACGCAGGTGCCCTGATCCGGCAGGCTGTCGAGGCTGACGTGGCCGCCCGACTGCTGGGCGAAACCATAAATCATCGACAGCCCCAGCCCGGTGCCCTGGCCGATCGGTTTGGTGGTGAAGAACGGATCGAAGGCCTTGGCCCGCACCGACGGGGTCATGCCGGTACCGTTGTCGCTGACCGCCAGCATCAGGTAGTCGCCGGCCTTGACCGGTTCGAGGGTGGTGATGTCATTGCCGTCGAGGTAGACGTTGGCGGTTTCGATCAACAGTTCGCCGCCGTTGGGCATGGCGTCCCGGGCGTTGATCACCAGGTTGAGCAGAGCGTTTTCCAGCTGGCTGACGTCGGTGCTGATCGGCCACACCTCTTCGGCCAGCCGCAGCGTGAGGCCGATCGGGTCGCCCTTGGTGCGGCGGATCAAATCTTCCAGCGAATGGATCAGCTCGTTGACGTCGAGGGTCTTGCGGTCCAGTGACTGCCGACGCGAGAACGCCAGCAGGCGATGGGTCAGCGCCGCCGCGCGGTTGGCTGAGGACACGGCCGCTTCGGTAAATCGTCCGATTTCATGGGAGCGACCATCGGCGATGTAGCGCTGCATCAGGTCGAGGCTGCCGATGATCCCGGTGAGCATGTTGTTGAAGTCGTGGGCAATACCCCCAGTGAGCTGGCCGACCGCTTCCATTTTCTGGGCATGGCGCAACGCATCTTCGGCGCGTTCGCGTTCGAACATCTCGTTCTGCAGGCGTTGATTGGCCTGGGCCAGTTGCTCGGTGCGGGCGCTGACCCGCTCCTCCAGGGTTTCATTGAGATTGCGCAGGGCTTCTTCGGTCTTTTTGCGTTCGGTCTCGTCGATCACGAAAATATAGAAACCGTTGACCGCACCATCGGCACCGTGGCGCGGCAGGTAATTCATCAGCGCGTGGCGACTGCTGCCGTCGCGATGCGGGGTATACAGGCTGAACGAGCAGGGCCGCCCGGCCAATGCTTCGGCGATGTACGGCGAGCGCAGGAAGTAGGCTTCTTCGCCGATCACCTCGCGAATGGTCCGGCCATACAGTTCCTGCGGGGTGAGACCGTACCAGTCCAGATAGGCGGCGTTGTTCAGGCGGAAGCGCTCTTCATGGTCGACGTAACTGATGAGGATCGGCATCGCGTTGATGATCAGTTGCAGCTCGGTCTGGCTCTGGCGCAGCGCCTGCTCGGTGTGTTTGCGGTCGGTCAGGTCCAGCGCGGCGCCGAGGAAGCGCACCGGTCGACCGTGGTGATCCTTGTAACAGCGGCCCCGGGCAAACACCCAGCGCAGTTCGCCGTCGGCTCGCAGCAGGCGATATTCCTCGGCGTATTCGGTGCCATGGGTGATGCAGTGTTTGATGCTGCGGGCGATCAGGGCGCGGTCTTCGGGATGCACGCCTTGCAGGTAATCGCTGATCGGCAACTGGCTGGCCAGCCCCGGGTCGATGCCGTGCAGTTGGGCGAAATGGGCGTCGGCGATGAAGCGGTCTTCGCCGATGTCCCAGTCCCAGGTGCCGACCGCATCGGTGGCCGCCAGTGCCAGCTGCAGGCGTTCTTCGCTGTCGCGCTGGGCCTTGAGGCTTTCTTCGGAGCGACGTTGCAGTTCGAGGGCGATGCGCCGGCGCTCGTTGGTTTCAATCGCGGTGACCAGAATGCCGGCCACTTGCGCATTCTCGTCACGGATCGGGCTGTAGGTCAGGTCCAGCCAGAAGTCGGATTCCTTGCCTTCGCGTTGCAGGGTAAATCGCCGTTCACTGTAGGTGCGCACCTGGCCTTGTAGGACAGCTCGATAAATCGGGTCGGTAAAGTCTTGAAGTTCCGGCCATATAAGGTGCGCCGGCTGTCCGAAAGCGTGCGGATGTTTGCTTCCGGCGAGCATTGCAAAGCCGTTGTTGTAGATCTGCGTGAGCTGTGGCCCCCACAACAGCAGCATCGGCATCGGCGAGTGAATCACGATGTCCACCGCGGTGCGCAGGCTCTGTGGCCAGGTGCCGGCAGCGCCCAGCGGAGTACGGCTCCAGTCGGTGCGGGCGATCAAGACTTGGGCGTCATCGGGGGAGGGGGCTACGTTCATCACATCTATCCTGAGCGTCGGTCAGTGCGTCGGCGTCGACTATTCTTGCACTTGCGGTAGACGCCGTATGACCTGTTACGTCACGACACGGGGTCATTTCTGTTCATTGAATGCTTCG
Coding sequences within it:
- a CDS encoding IclR family transcriptional regulator, producing the protein MSEDTIKRRARGLDRAFDILDFLKEIGQPLRPNDIANGIGSPKSTVYELVASLLERRILEPVGKDGHVYLGRQLYFLGQAHLRHFDLSREADHALQEIVSQTRETAQMCLLNGRKYTVALMKEGERHFRISSDIGENAPIPWTASGRLLLAHLSDQQIIDLIDEDDYILPDGERLPLERFLAEIRQAGIDGFFSFDSVADTFTHCFAAPVKDPSGVAICTLCIVAPRADAKNNYDDYRRVLIESANSLARRINE
- a CDS encoding peptidylprolyl isomerase → MKAQARHILVKTAEEAEQLKQRIAKGEAFDVLAKKYSTCPSGKRGGDLGEVRPGQMVGAIDAVIFKKPLRTVHGPIKSKFGYHLVQVFFRD
- a CDS encoding sugar kinase, giving the protein MTTLSPLGPNTPRIALIGECMIELQHRADGSLQQSFGGDTLNTAVYLSRALGDKAQVDYVTALGDDSFSDAMCQSWAEEGIGLEWVQRLPGRLPGLYCIQTDANGERRFLYWRNEAAVRDCFTTPAAEPILAALADYDVLYFSGITLAVLGAKGRERLIQTLIEARQRDARIVFDNNYRPRLWASQEEARAAYRSVLPHVDLALLTVDDEQALFHFADCDAVFEAYAQIGTPEVVLKRGAEACLIRCDGEAFEVPAQKVEKVVDTTAAGDSFSAAYLARRLLGGSPAEAAEAGHWLASKVIQVPGALIPKE
- a CDS encoding PAS domain-containing hybrid sensor histidine kinase/response regulator, coding for MNVAPSPDDAQVLIARTDWSRTPLGAAGTWPQSLRTAVDIVIHSPMPMLLLWGPQLTQIYNNGFAMLAGSKHPHAFGQPAHLIWPELQDFTDPIYRAVLQGQVRTYSERRFTLQREGKESDFWLDLTYSPIRDENAQVAGILVTAIETNERRRIALELQRRSEESLKAQRDSEERLQLALAATDAVGTWDWDIGEDRFIADAHFAQLHGIDPGLASQLPISDYLQGVHPEDRALIARSIKHCITHGTEYAEEYRLLRADGELRWVFARGRCYKDHHGRPVRFLGAALDLTDRKHTEQALRQSQTELQLIINAMPILISYVDHEERFRLNNAAYLDWYGLTPQELYGRTIREVIGEEAYFLRSPYIAEALAGRPCSFSLYTPHRDGSSRHALMNYLPRHGADGAVNGFYIFVIDETERKKTEEALRNLNETLEERVSARTEQLAQANQRLQNEMFERERAEDALRHAQKMEAVGQLTGGIAHDFNNMLTGIIGSLDLMQRYIADGRSHEIGRFTEAAVSSANRAAALTHRLLAFSRRQSLDRKTLDVNELIHSLEDLIRRTKGDPIGLTLRLAEEVWPISTDVSQLENALLNLVINARDAMPNGGELLIETANVYLDGNDITTLEPVKAGDYLMLAVSDNGTGMTPSVRAKAFDPFFTTKPIGQGTGLGLSMIYGFAQQSGGHVSLDSLPDQGTCVRLYLPRLNLLEPERPVVETLSAAPTATSGETVVVVEDDPAVRMLVLDLLKELGYLAHEAADASAALPLLESELRVDLLVTDVGLPGMNGRQLAEIARQHRPGLKVLFMTGYAQKAAERQGFLEDGMDMVAKPFSIDVLANKIRTMINQTPSLEA
- a CDS encoding amino acid deaminase, whose translation is MTTAINSAVEKGDATIGAHLVRDVSLPALVLHREALEHNIRWMQTFVSDSGAELAPHGKTSMTPALFKRQLDAGAWGITLASATQTRAAYAHGVRRVLMANQLVGTPNMALIADLLADPAFDFYCMVDHPDNVADLGAYFASRGVKLNVMIEYGVVGGRCGCRSEREVIELARAINAQPALALTGIEGYEGVIHGDHAVSGIREFAASLVRLAVQLQDSDAFAIAKPIITASGSAWYDLIAESFEAQNAGGRFLSVLRPGSYVAHDHGIYKEAQCCVLDRRSDLHEGLRPALEVWAHVQSLPEPGFAVIALGKRDVAYDAGLPVPLLRYKAGVLPAVGDDVGACKVTAVMDQHAFMTVAPGVELRVGDIISFGTSHPCLTFDKWRVGLLVDEQLAVVESMETCF